CCAAGAAGTCAGGATTGTAATTATCCTTGAACCAGCGCTTTGGCGGAAGGGCCAACCGAAAGCCTGGAAACATATCTTTTAGCTGAAATTGaaattaaagacagaaaaattaaaaatctgagaaaaatactaattttgcACAGGCACTGACATTACTCAGATTTTTAAGACATTTCTGACTTCTGTTAAAGTTCAAGCACAAGATAAGTCTCAACAATAAGGAAAATCCAAATTACAAGTTAAATTGAAGACAAAGTTCTGTCACTTGCTGTCTTATGCAAGAGAGAGCTTTGtatttttcctcaaatttaACACATAAAAATAGGAATGAAAACCTTTGCTTTGTTATTTAATGTCTGAGTCTGCTATTTAAAGCCTTTGAGTCTGTAAActtaagaaaactgaaaacaaaaagtatcAAATGAATAATAATTTCAGTGGTATCTCTTCTAAAGTACTCAGGGATAATAACTattacatatacatatatatatagaataAAACCCCATTACAGTCTGCAACTTCTCTTTCTTGGGGGGCTAGAAGAATAAATTACAATTTCAACACACACATGAGGTATTTCTTGTAAAGAGTAGCTCTTTATAcatacaaaataataaaatttcaaTATGCAAGTATGGCTCAACCCCTTGTAACACgcaaaactgcatttctgagTTACTTAAATAGCAATGGATAGTTGACATCAGAAAtacccagatttttttctttgaattcagaaataaaatatacaagTGAATGAAAGCATAAAACTATTCAACAATGAACCTTTCCAAGAGTGCTAATTATTCTTCTAATATGCctgataataaaaaaaactttaacACTTTcataaaaaacaatttttcaaaGTTATGCTTGACGAAGAAAAATCCGGGAGAGGATTTACAACCAACATGAAAAAGCAAATAGGTTTTATAAAATTTGATATCTCAGCTGCCACAAGAATTGTTTCATCATTTTTTCTGAATACAGGATCTAGGCAGCTTCTGTCATAGATGTTCTGCATACACTGATTATATTAATATGAATGTTGCAGTGATAGAAAATTCTAATGGACAGCTCTTTCACCAGATTAAGTTTTAGAAAATTTAGAACAGATACTGCACTTCAAATAGAATCTCTCTACACACTTTGAAGGAAGAACCACATCAACGGATCACCTTTGGTTATGTAACTATTGTTTCACAGCATGAGATGCTTTTTAAATATCACAAATATTGTTTATTCAAATAGCTCATGATAAATCCCGGTTCCTTATTTACAGAATGATTTATTGTCAAAGCCTTGCTCTTTATTTCggaatttaattatttaagtaTGTTTTCCTGTCACTGAATTTCATCTTGATATTAGACCCTTCTTTATATCTTTAAGTTGATATTTGGTTCTCCAAAATTCCTTCATCTCTTACCAAGTTAAGTTATCATTAATACCATATATATAAGAATGTATCTGAATAGGACAGAACCCAGAGAACGTAACAAAATGAGTTCCTGTTAGTTGTACAGAAGACTGCGGATCACCATTGCTGGGAAATGGTTCAACCACACAGATTTCTGCTTAATGGTACTTTTACTTGTCTGGTCACATGGAACATGGAATTTAATTCTAAGGACAGAATACACCTACCCGCAGGTTACTCCTTTCGTGGATGAAGAAGGTAAGACCCCACTGCTGTCAGTAGACTAATTTTTAACAGCACAGTCCTGGGGCATTCTTTCTTGAGCACTCCTCAGACACAGCAGGAAAGCCCATGGGTCAGACAACTTATTCTGGCCATGATTGCTTGCTTGGATCTAGCACCCTTCCTACTCCTTCCTACATCACCATGTGACACATTACATGTCACATGAGTCACAGTCTTGGAGAGAATTTGTGAACTTCTTGGTTCTTCGTTATGTATTTTCAAGCTATTATTATGTTACTAATTTGTAATTCTTGAATATTTCCTGAATTGTGGTATGTTTAAACTCCTAGGGCCAACACTTCTGTATTATAAAAAGTATAATGTCTTACAGACCAAAGACTAAATGGTTTAGATGCATACTGAAGGGTGAAAAAGCTTCAGACAGCGACACAAATTTTAAACAACTAGAGGTTTTTCCTTTAAGCAAAAATACTAATACCTAGAAATAATGGTAAAAGCCAAATATTTTTGCCAAACATTTGATGGCAAAGACTAAGGGCTCCATgtgtaaaatttaaatatttattatgacagatatttcagcattttgatttttcaaacCACTGACAACCACATTAAATCAATGGAAGTAAGCCAATTCTTGACCTATACCTGACATAGCTGTTCAAAATGCAAATTGCTTTAGGACTTGACTTCCAAAATCTGAGTTGAAATACCAAGATCATTGTATCAAAAGAAGTCAGGCTTTTGCCAATATCAAGACATTCCTTAATGTAAGATAGACTACATTTAAGAcaggaattttttcagaaagaaatctCTGAACTAATTCACATTTAGCAATTTAGTTTTAGACACCGCTGGTGTTTCAAGGGTAGCCTAGGAGATATTCAAATAGGACAAACCAAGACCACAGAAATTTTTAAGTTCAAGtcaattttcaaaatttcagctgaatttaGTTCTTAGTTGATTAGGCACACAAATCCAAAGTAATAAcctgtacaaaaaaaaacctcacaatgGGTAAAGAAATAAGGTTCATGTTGAAACATGAATAAACATTTTAGCAGAAAGCATGTTAAACTGGCAATGAAAAGTGCAATTGTTTCTCTACTTTTGATAGCTGAACACTATTTACCAATCATAAAAACCTGTACTTTTCAgacaaacattttttcctttcaagtaTTCTAAAAGTATTATGTTGTTGACCCAGAATTCCTATTCATCTGCTGTTTCCTCCATCTTTAAATATCTGATATAGTATTTCAGTATTAACTTTGAAGACACTGAAAACAACTGAAGACTGACCAGCAtataaaaaacatatttatgtTCATGAAACTTCAGTTTTATGATGAACAAAACCAGTGCCTGTTACACAGAAATGAACTAAATAACTACTGGATCATTCCTGCAAGAGAATACAAGCCTCTAGTTCCATGCAGGGGATAAATAGGAGTAAGTATAAAGTTTGAAGCACATTAACAGCTTCAGATGAAGCTGTTACATCTTCTTTACATCAGCTGTTTAATGTATCTTTGAAAAAATGAGGAATCATATTTTTACAGGCATTAATCTAGTATGTGTTTTATAtccattaaaatcagaaaaaaatagaagatgTAACAAAAATATAAGACATGAAGGAAGTGAAGTAAGATAGCTGAGAATTTATCAGGTAATAATTCCCACCTTGTCATTAAGCCTGGAGAAATCTGTGTACCGTCTGAAAACCACCCAGCTTTCCTCTGGACTTCTTTTCACCAGTATTTTGTATACCTGTGTAGAAAGacagaaatatcagaaaaatgtgcaaaactTCACACTGCATTGTCTGGAAGGCTGAAATGATCCTCTATTTCTTAATGAAACAAAcccataaataaaaaagaaatcttaattagagtaaaagaaatataaataacaaTATCAGTACAAAgagtttaaattaatttcagaatttaaGGAATGAGTTCCTGTAATTCCTAAATACATATAACTATTTCTGTCTGTAAGAGTGAATGTATTGTCCAGCAGAACAAAAGGCTTGGCTATCAAAAAAGTAAGGAAGTCTGTTACTGTGATCTACTTTAACCTTTGCTAAATTACAGTTTTACTCATTGATCCTGGAGGCCTCTGTTGTTAAGATGACTGTTAATCATCAGGTACTGTGTGTGATATGGTTTCAAAATGTCTCATCTGACTTGTTTCACAAGGAGAAAcgatgcaaaataaaattacatccTCCATTGCATTTGTCTTGAACATTAGGTTTTGTCTTTCCAGGCAAATATGATTTCACTAGAAAACTGCACCAGAATGATGATACCATCACTGTGTAACTGAAGTAATGGATACTTTGAATCAGATTCAGCAAGACAACAGCACAGCAGTACCATACTCCcatttaaaagcaaacagataaagaaacaaaacaatgaTGATAAGGATGATTATGATAATACTACAGTTACTTTTCAAGAGGATTAATATTCCAATGCCTGAACACAATGAATCTAACAACACAACTTAAACtagaaaacatttcagtgtCTAATGTCATAACCTTACTCTCTCCAATGTAGGGAAAGACAAGTTCTGCAATTGTACTGGGTTATTTTTCCCAGTCTGTATGTAAAAAATataacacaaaaaagaaaaatatatttttagaatCATTATGATAAACAATCCCTCATTTAACCAAATtctatttaaaacattttctaatcTGTTACATACTAAAATCTTCTCCAGTACTTCATGCTGTCACAGCAGGTTGTCTCAGCTGACAAGTGTATTTTTCTTACTGCAGTCCCAATGGGATAACCCCAGTGCTAGCCAACTTCTGTACAGGTCTGAGACTGTTTCTAGCAATTTTGTATTCCATAATATATTAAGTTCCAGATAATTACAGAAACTACTGATAACTAtggtgaaaataaaaagcaatttttcagcAAGTACTTTTCTTATCTATGTTTTAAACACAATTTCACTTTCAAGACACATCATCTGTGGAAGTCATGGATCATGACAGAGGAAAAAGCTATTAGCTTTTAAAATTCAAGCTGTAGGACATGCTTACAAAACCagcattaaaatataatttctccGCCTTATCCAAAATGCTTatccaaatattttattactttacTGTCATACTAAAAGCATAAGCACTTTTATtatcataaataaaattaataaatgtaaAATTGTGAAGACTCTTTGCTAGTACACAGTAAAACACAGAACAAGAAACTTTGGAATATGCACGTGAATTTATTTCCCAATCAGTATTCTATTCTTGTGTTCTACTCTAAGTTCTGCAAAAGAATTGTTTAAACATGtacacaagaaaaaaaggaataatttccAAGTGAACATTagataacttaaaaaaaaagttcaacTATTACAGTGAACTTAACTGTAACAGGGAGGCAATCAACTTGTGATTAATGGCCTCAAAATTATGGGCAACCTGAAACAAACACGCATGGTTTTCCTatcaaagttaaaaaaaaagtggttgGGTGTTTTTcggctttttttttaaggtttgcAATTAATGAGTAAGAGCTAGAATATTACAAAAAAACCTCTCAGTTCCTTCATACAAGATCTTGGGTAAAAATCACAAATTAACTTAACAAATTGATTTTATTATACTCAATCATTAACTGCTTTAttctataaagaaaaaatcatCAATGAAAATACACCCGTATGTTGCAACTTTCTCTGGCTGATTCAGCATCTCATTATCATTTCTacttggcttaaaaaaaaaagaaaaagaaaaaaagtgctaACTGAACATTCCAGGACTTTGAATTCACTTAAGACTAAATGTTTACAAGGAGATATTTTTCAGCCTAGGTCTTCTCTCCCATACGCTTCAGCAACCGTGTTCTCTAACATGTACTAACATTTAACTTAACTCCTGAAGCCTGGACATCATACATCTTAATCAGATTCTTATTTTTCGACACTAAGAGATGCGaccaacaataaaaaaagaattcagCAAGTGAGTCTCCTCTCTTTTACAAGTGATTTAATTTGCTTTCCACTGTTTTCCACTGTCTTCTAAATGTCACTGATTTAGCACTGCAAAAGCAACTTAAATTCTTAGGACTAATTACTTGCTGGCTTTAATGCACAACAGCAAACTGCATGCAGAACATGCAactgaaaagaaacagttaaTTGTGTGGCCTCAGAAACCAACTCAGCAATAGAAGTGAAATCAGGAAGAGCAAAAATGCATCCAAGCATTTTACAATGGAAGAATGTTTCACTTGTACCGCGACCTGGCCTTCCACATAAAATAATGAGACAAAGCTGTCATTGTTAATACAGAAGAACACCTTACAGGCACACTGGATTACGTCTTGGCAATGTCTTCAAGAAAGACAAGAAGGGCAACAAGCTGGTGAAAGGTCTAGAGGCTAAGTCATGTGAGGAGtgtctgagggagctgggtacatttatcctggagaaaaggaggctccctacaaccacctgaaaggaggctgtagccaggtgggggtcagtctcttttcccagacaaccagtgacaggacaagaggaaatggcttcaagctgcaccaggggagctTCAGGTTGAACTTCAGGAAGAGTTCCTTCTTGGAAAAGGTGGTTAAACATTGCaatgagctgcccagggaagtgatggagtcACGGTCCCCGCAGGTGCTCAAGAAATgagtggatgtggcactttgtGCCATCATCTGGTTGTCAAGGTGATGATCAAAGGATGGACTCCATCttagaggtctttcccaacctaaatgattccgTGGTATTTGCAGACTAATCCTTGTATATGTAACAATATCAACTGTTGTAGTTTTGAAGgttattatttaaaacaatttttctaatctacctattaaaaaaaattctgctcttCTCTTATGCTAACATGCACAAAGATGTTAGAAGCTGAAAATCTCATGAAAAGACAGGGTATGATtctcaaataattaaaaagcatCATTACTTAACTTTTTGTAAAAAGATCTTGATTTCATTAGTATTTTAACTGTTATAAAGATTCTGCACTTCTCTAatctaaaagaaaacagaaggaaaaaaatgctggtATGCTATTTCCTTCTCCTTACCTATTTCTGATTAACACCATTCATCTTAAGTAATATAGTTAATAATCAGTAACAAACAGCCATCAGTCCCACAAGCACTGCTGTATTAtctcaaagaaatatttcaacGACATGCACAAAAACAAATGTGGAAGTACATCGATATATTTATggcatgcaaaaaaaaaatgaactgcCAGCTACAGTGCACTTTGAGAAAAATCAATGCAAACCAGTTAGGCTGCTGTTCTGGTACAAGATATGGCATAAGCAACTCCCCAGTCTGTCTGCAGAACAGATTTCCCCTTACTAGAAACTGAACTGGGCAAGAAGGTGAAACCAACATGATTGCACTTTAGCAGAAATGTTGTCAGTTACTTATAACTACAAAGGGTTAACATCAAGGTTTCTTATCATTCATGTCAAATAGAAGACTGCATTTTACTTAAGACATTTAACCACACAGAAATTACACAAGTTCAATTTCACAAGGAATTGTAGCTGCAAGGAATTCCTgacttttccagcagaaattgATACATGAAACAGAATTAATTCCTCCTATTCTACATACACAATGACAGGAAAGACTGCTTTCTAGTCCCATTTTCCCACCTGTATAACAAGAATAGTATTTTCCTGTCAGGAAGTACTTTGAAGCTAAACTGGTAACATCCCTAAACTGCAGGATTAATTCCTGAAAGACAATGCAAAGCACATTCAGTTGCTATCTTGTCATTACAGGATCAACTATACTATGCCCAAAACTTACAGTGAATTTTGCCCTTTCCTCCATCACCTCATAGCCCAGAATAGTGGGTGTGGATGGTCGATCTTCCCAGGTCCTGGAATCTTCATTCTGCTCAATTTCTTCTACAGGCTGAGTACTGTATTCTATGGATGTATCCAGACCTGTAAATTTAGTCCTAACAAGGGGACTGCTACACGCAGATGACGTGGAACCAATCTGGTCAGGCACATTCATCTTTTTAAAACTATCAACTGCAGAGTCCTCCAGCTGTCCTTTTGAGGAGCTTGAACTCGTTGAAATGCTCCCGAAGGAAGAACTTCTTTGGTTTCTGTTTGTAAAGCTGGATGATGAACTTCCAATAGGAATAGGAACAGGAACATATGGTGTTGCCATCCTTCACGAAAACAAGCCCTCAGTTTTTGGTCCAGGAATTTAAGCTTCATTCGCTGAATAAACCATGTTTGCTCTTGTTTTCAGGAACAGTACCTGCAATTAATGACAGAAAATATTGCTGTCTATTTTAAGTCAAAGCAACAGAGCTTTGGGAAAATATCTGTATTAGGTCTGAGATGGTACATCGCAGTATTGATGGTAAAACATTTTCACAAAGAATCTGGCTCATATAAAATGGTGCTTTTAGGTTATATCTCAACCATTTGACAGACAGCTTTACAAGAGTTTTGTCTTCCACAGCTATTAAAGTTAAAATGGCAAAGCGGTAAAGCAAGattacaaaagagaaaaatccttttgtccTTTAAGAATTAAATGTTAGTTGGTTTTACCCAAAGAGTCAGCAATTTTTCTGGCATATAAGAAGAAGTAGTTTCAGTGACGGTTTCATCTAAACAGTACAGAAGGTTTTCTTAGAATTGGTTCTGTAAGACATCCACTGCAGACTATGCGAGCCAAACACACAGGCAGCAATATACATGACATGAATCAAAAGAAATGACAGTAAACAACTTAGGTGAAAACATATTCACATATTACACATTCACTGAAGTATAATGGATCTGTTTTCAAcgcaaaatattttttccaaacaaCTCTGTTGTATATAATGCTGCAGACATTTGTCACAATGTAAAATGTGCACATTTTCTGGAGTCTGAATTGGAGCAATTAAGTTTTACAAGCATGCACATCAAAAGGAGGGCTGTTACAGCAGGTAGTTTTCCATTTCAGAagattaaaatggaaaaaaaaagtgtggaggaaaaaaaaagaaataaaaaatttagtattttttctTCAACAAAAGCATTTCAAATGAGTCTTTGGTGTGCATGTGTATACATTtctggaaaaaaggcaaaataaaattaagacaGCAGTATCAAACTACCAAAAAAGCACCATCTCCTCATTTTAATAAAGTACCCAAAGAAGAGCTCTTACAAGATGCAAATTAAATGCGACCTCTTTGGATTAACAGGATTTTAGCCATGATCCATTTACCCAGGAATAAACTAATCAaccaggaggctgcaggaagcTGTGAAATGGGAAACTGCCAACCTGATTCACATCAGACAATCAATCATCTACTGCAGTAAAACCAAATGAGATTCCTAATTGTAAGTATGAAGTGATGCTTTCCCTGTCTTGCTCTAAATTAATCCTAGAGCACAGGAATAAAGacataaattttaaatgaaCCAGCATgaggaagactgaaaaattctC
This Haemorhous mexicanus isolate bHaeMex1 chromosome 1, bHaeMex1.pri, whole genome shotgun sequence DNA region includes the following protein-coding sequences:
- the SNX16 gene encoding sorting nexin-16 isoform X2; translation: MATPYVPVPIPIGSSSSSFTNRNQRSSSFGSISTSSSSSKGQLEDSAVDSFKKMNVPDQIGSTSSACSSPLVRTKFTGLDTSIEYSTQPVEEIEQNEDSRTWEDRPSTPTILGYEVMEERAKFTVYKILVKRSPEESWVVFRRYTDFSRLNDKLKDMFPGFRLALPPKRWFKDNYNPDFLEDRQLGLQAFLQNLVAHKDIANCLAVREFLCLDDPPGPFDSLEESRAFCETLEETNYRLQKELLEKQREVESLKKLLTEKQLHIDAVERRISSDKENHEPCWSGSLAGNSVPEIEVAEVAYTTDEE
- the SNX16 gene encoding sorting nexin-16 isoform X1, which translates into the protein MATPYVPVPIPIGSSSSSFTNRNQRSSSFGSISTSSSSSKGQLEDSAVDSFKKMNVPDQIGSTSSACSSPLVRTKFTGLDTSIEYSTQPVEEIEQNEDSRTWEDRPSTPTILGYEVMEERAKFTVYKILVKRSPEESWVVFRRYTDFSRLNDKLKDMFPGFRLALPPKRWFKDNYNPDFLEDRQLGLQAFLQNLVAHKDIANCLAVREFLCLDDPPGPFDSLEESRAFCETLEETNYRLQKELLEKQREVESLKKLLTEKQLHIDAVERRIRDLSLGKMTRQMSGEESECSGEVESSAVEADQGTLGEDSCSDKENHEPCWSGSLAGNSVPEIEVAEVAYTTDEE